Within the Anaerolineae bacterium genome, the region TGCCGGCGTGAACCTGTTCTCTGAGGAGGTGACCGATCCAGTAGTTGACCGTGTCGCCCAAAATGGCTGCCAGGGCCAGGAGCAGGAGCAACCAGGCCAGGTTGAGGTAGCCCAGAGCGGCGAAGGCCCCCGAGGCGAAAAGCAGGGAGTCCCCAGGGAGGAAGGGGGTGACCACAAAGCCCGTTTCCAGAAAGATGACCCCGAACAGGAGGACATACGTCCAGGGGCCAAAGGTGTCCAAAATGGTGCCCAGATGGGTGTCCAGGTGCAGGAAAAGATCGAGAAGATAGGAAAGAATGTTCATGGGGAAGTTCCTTACCAGGGTGGGTGGATTCAGGCGGGCGCATTATAACAGAAAAACGCCGCGTTCTTGTGACGAGCGGGGCTCAATGCTATAATTCCCATGCGCCCCCGTAGCTCAGAGGATAGAGCAGCCGCCTCCTAAGCGGTAGGTCGCGGGTTCAATTCCCGCCGGGGGCTTGCATTTTTGGGATGAATCGTGTATAATCTGCGGTGCAGACGCCCTGGGTGCCCCCCTCACTCAGGGTGTCTGCATTTTAACCGAACAGAGAAAGGGCCGCTGTACTCACGGCGGCCCTCTGTTTTATCCCTGGTCTCCCGCGCGGGCAAGGCGTTGCAGCACCTCGCCCAGGCGGTAGACTTCCTCCAAGGTGTTGTAGTGCACGGCGCCGACGCGCAGCAGGCCGCCTTTTTCTTCCACCCCCAGGCGCTGGGTGACGGCCAGGGCGTAGAAGTTGCCGTCCCAGGTGTAAATTCTGGCGCGGTCCAGCGCCTCGGCCAGGCGTTGGGGATGCCAGCCTTCCAGGGTAAACGAGAAAGTGGGCACCCGTTGTGTCAACTGGTCGAGGCTACGGGGGCCGTAAAGGTGCAACCCAGGCACCTGGGCGAAGATTTCCAGCAGGGCGCGGCTAAGTTTCTGCTCGTACGCCTGGATGACCGCCATACCTAAGCGGAGATGGCGTTGAGGCTCGGGCAGGTGGGCGAAGCGTTCCGGATGTTCGCTGCCGAAGGTCTGGCCAACCCAGGCCAGGTATTCCAGCGCACCCAGGGCCCCGGCGATGCCTTCGTGGTTTTGGGTGCCCGTCTCCCACTTGCCGGGAGGGGCCTCAGGCGCTGGGCGCACTTTGTAGGCGGGCAACTCGGCTAGTAAATCGTAGCGCCCGTACAGCACGCCCAGGTGCGGGCCGAAAAACTTGTAGGTCGAGCAGACGAGGAAGTCGCACCCCAGCGTCTGGACGTCTATCGTCCCGTGGGGGGCGTATTGCACGGCGTCCACGAAGGTCAGGGCTCCCACCGCTTTGGCCATGGACACCATCTCGCGCACCGGGTTGACGGTGCCCAAAGCGTTGGAGGCGTAACCGAAGGCCACCAGGCGCGGTTTCTGTTCCAGGGCGCGGGCATAACTTTTGAGGTCCAGGAGGCCGGTTTCGGGGTCAAAGTCCACCCAGAGCACCTCCGCACCCCGGTCGCGGGCAACCAGCAACCAGGGGCTGATGTTGGCGTCGTGGTCCAGGCGGGTGACCACGATACGATCGCCGGGGGCGATGCCGTGGGCTAGGGAGCGGCTGAGGTGCAAGGTAAGGGTGGTCATGTTGGGGCCGAAAACGATTTCCTCGGGCCGGGCGGCGTTGAGGAAGGCGGCCATGGCGGCCCGCGCTTCGTCCAGCACGGCGTCGGATTCCCGGCTGGTGGCGAAGGCGCCGCCATGGTTGGCGTTGTGCCGTGTGTAGTATGCCGTCATGCGCTTCAGCACCTGTTGGGGGACCTGCGTGCCGCCGGGGGCGTCGAAAAAGATGGCCGGTCGCTCCAGGGCGGGGAACTGCTCCCGGACGATGTGAGGGGACAGGGTCATGTCATACCTCCAATGGGACTTTACAAAGGGTCAACTTTCCGCTACCCTGATTATAGGATAGCCATTAACCATCGCCTTTTAAGCTTCGACGGGAAAGGAGGCACAGGATGTTCCGCTACATTGTGTTGGGTGTAGATGGTTCGCCGCCCTCGTTGCGGGCTTCGGAGGTCGCCGGGCGCTTGGCCCGCGAGCAGGGGGCGCGTCTGTGCGTGGTGGTGGCCTTTCAACCCGTGCCGGATATTCTCGGCAAGCCTTACTGGGAGGATATGCTCAGTGAGCACATGGCCCACGCTCAGGAGGTGTTGGAAAAGGCGTTGGCGCATGTGGGGGAGGTGGAGCATTTGGAGACCGAAGTGCTGCAGGGGCCGGCCGCCGATGCGATCCTCACCCTGACGCGGGAGCGTGAGGCGGATTTGATCGTCATGGGCCGCAGGGGGATCGGGGGGTTGACTTCGCTGCTGCTGGGGAGTCAGGCGGCCAAAGTGGTGGCTCATGCGCTGTGTCCGGTGTTGTTGGTGCCTTGAAGGTCTATGCGAATCCCTCGTTCTGGGGAGGTCGAGATGCCCACCCTGGCGGATGTCCTCGATGCGTTGACCAAAGAGGGATGGCTGTATGAATCCCTGGAAGAAGGCAAGGTGCGCTGTGTGGCCTGTGGTCATCGTTGTGTGATCAAGCCCGGTCGTCGCGGTATCTGTCAGGTGCGTTTCAACCGCGAAGG harbors:
- a CDS encoding cysteine desulfurase-like protein, producing MTLSPHIVREQFPALERPAIFFDAPGGTQVPQQVLKRMTAYYTRHNANHGGAFATSRESDAVLDEARAAMAAFLNAARPEEIVFGPNMTTLTLHLSRSLAHGIAPGDRIVVTRLDHDANISPWLLVARDRGAEVLWVDFDPETGLLDLKSYARALEQKPRLVAFGYASNALGTVNPVREMVSMAKAVGALTFVDAVQYAPHGTIDVQTLGCDFLVCSTYKFFGPHLGVLYGRYDLLAELPAYKVRPAPEAPPGKWETGTQNHEGIAGALGALEYLAWVGQTFGSEHPERFAHLPEPQRHLRLGMAVIQAYEQKLSRALLEIFAQVPGLHLYGPRSLDQLTQRVPTFSFTLEGWHPQRLAEALDRARIYTWDGNFYALAVTQRLGVEEKGGLLRVGAVHYNTLEEVYRLGEVLQRLARAGDQG
- a CDS encoding universal stress protein, with translation MFRYIVLGVDGSPPSLRASEVAGRLAREQGARLCVVVAFQPVPDILGKPYWEDMLSEHMAHAQEVLEKALAHVGEVEHLETEVLQGPAADAILTLTREREADLIVMGRRGIGGLTSLLLGSQAAKVVAHALCPVLLVP